The window CCGCATCGCTATCCGTTCTCTTGAGCCGGTTAATTTGTTAGCATGGCGCCCCTGGATGACTATTGGTGCAGTACATTGAAAATTAAAGCGTTGTTATTTGTTGCGCTGGCCGCGCTGGCCGGCTGCAGCCAGGAGGGAACCTCGATGAATCAGCCCGCAAACGAGAAAGGCGGCCAAACGGAAGTGTTGCTGGTGAACAGCGCGCTGGTGGACTGCGTGGGCGTCGGCCCGATGAAGTGCATGCAGGTGCGCCGCTCCGCGCAGCAGCCGTGGGAGTTGTTCTATACAGGCATCGAGGGCTTCATTTTCGAACCGGGCTATCAGTATCGATTGAAAGTGCGCGTCACTCCGGTGGAGAACGTGCCGGCCGACGCCTCATCGCTGCGTTACACGCTGATTGAGCAGTTGGAAAAGAACAAGGCGTGACTCTCGACTGGCCGGGTAATCGCAACCCGGCCTGCCATGATTATCC of the Serratia marcescens subsp. marcescens ATCC 13880 genome contains:
- a CDS encoding DUF4377 domain-containing protein — translated: MKIKALLFVALAALAGCSQEGTSMNQPANEKGGQTEVLLVNSALVDCVGVGPMKCMQVRRSAQQPWELFYTGIEGFIFEPGYQYRLKVRVTPVENVPADASSLRYTLIEQLEKNKA